Proteins encoded together in one Vigna angularis cultivar LongXiaoDou No.4 chromosome 5, ASM1680809v1, whole genome shotgun sequence window:
- the LOC108340721 gene encoding ADP,ATP carrier protein 3, mitochondrial, translating into MADGLEHPSVVQKLAGQSYLVSRLSPNIHSRNYSATGSYLNGGLHTSGLAALSSVSPITAHAPAEKGPGAFMVDFLMGGVSAAVSKTAAAPIERVKLLIQNQDEMIKSGRLSEPYKGIGDCFARTMKDEGVIALWRGNTANVIRYFPTQALNFAFKDYFKRLFNFKKDKDGYWKWFAGNLASGGAAGASSLLFVYSLDYARTRLANDSKAAKKGGERQFNGLIDVYRKTIKSDGIAGLYRGFNISCVGIIVYRGLYFGMYDSLKPVVLVGGLQDSFFASFLLGWGITIGAGLASYPIDTVRRRMMMTSGEAVKYNSSLHAFQTIVAKEGTKSLFKGAGANILRAVAGAGVLAGYDKLQLIMFGKKYGSGGG; encoded by the exons ATGGCTGATGGACTGGAACATCCATCAGTTGTTCAGAAGCTAGCTGGACAGTCTTACCTTGTCTCCAGGCTCAGCCCCAACATTCACTCCAGGAATTATTCTGCAACTGGTTCTTACCTCAATGGAGGACTGCACACTTCTGGGTTGGCTGCCTTGTCATCTGTATCTCCAATTACTGCACATGCTCCAGCAGAGAAAGGACCAGGTGCTTTTATGGTGGATTTTCTGATGGGCGGAGTATCTGCTGCTGTATCAAAGACAGCTGCTGCTCCAATTGAGAGAGTTAAATTGCTCATTCAAAATCAGGATGAAATGATCAAAAGTGGTCGGTTATCTGAACCATACAAGGGAATTGGTGATTGTTTTGCTCGAACCATGAAGGATGAGGGTGTAATTGCTCTTTGGAGAGGCAATACTGCCAATGTTATCAGATACTTCCCCACTCAG GCTCTGAACTTTGCTTTTAAGGATTACTTCAAGAGgctatttaactttaaaaaggACAAAGATGGCTACTGGAAATGGTTTGCTGGAAATTTGGCATCTGGTGGGGCTGCTGGGGCTTCTTCTCTCTTATTTGTCTATTCTTTGGATTATGCCCGAACTCGTTTGGCTAACGATTCAAAGGCTGCAAAGAAGGGTGGTGAGAGGCAGTTTAATGGTCTGATTGATGTATACAGGAAAACCATTAAGTCTGATGGTATTGCTGGCCTTTACCGTGGTTTCAACATTTCATGTGTTGGAATTATAGTGTACCGTGGTCTTTACTTTGGAATGTATGATTCTCTGAAACCAGTTGTTTTGGTTGGTGGGTTGCAG GATAGTTTCTTTGCTAGTTTCCTTTTGGGATGGGGAATCACAATTGGTGCTGGTTTGGCTTCCTATCCCATTGACACTGTGCGTAGAAGGATGATGATGACTTCTGGAGAAGCTGTGAAGTATAATAGCTCTTTGCATGCATTTCAAACAATCGTAGCAAAAGAAGGTACCAAGTCACTCTTCAAAGGCGCTGGTGCAAACATATTGCGTGCTGTTGCAGGTGCTGGTGTGCTTGCTGGTTATGATAAGTTGCAGCTTATTATGTTCGGAAAGAAATACGGGTCTGGTGGGGGCTAA
- the LOC108339764 gene encoding sm-like protein LSM7: MSGRKETVLDLAKFVDKGVQVKLTGGRQVTGTLKGYDQLLNLVLDEAVEFLRDPDDPLKTTDQTRQLGLIVCRGTAVMLVSPTDGTDEIANPFIQPDGA; the protein is encoded by the exons ATG TCGGGCAGAAAAGAAACGGTTCTAGACCTTGCGAAGTTCGTAGACAAAGGCGTTCAAGTTAAGCTTACTGGTGGACGACAAG TTACAGGGACTCTAAAAGGGTATGATCAGTTACTTAACCTCGTCCTAGATGAAGCAGTGGAGTTTTTAAGAG ATCCTGATGATCCTCTCAAAACTACCGATCAGACCAGACAACTTGGCCTAATT GTTTGTAGAGGAACTGCTGTCATGCTTGTGTCCCCAACTGATGGTACAGATGAAATCGCCAACCCCTTTATACAGCCAGATGGGgcttaa